In the genome of Actinomadura graeca, one region contains:
- a CDS encoding MarR family winged helix-turn-helix transcriptional regulator — translation MTTQPSPMAAAHVPGGGAASGRNAAAELTVWRTMLRAQARISRRLQSGLLAEHDLALGSYDVLMHLGEAPGGRLRMNDLADRVLLSRSGLTRLVDRLQREGLVVRQSCTSDARGLYAVLTPAGRDRLAEATPTYRQGVRDYVLSRLDEEDLHTFGHILGKLADEPETFAAHAAG, via the coding sequence GTGACCACCCAGCCCAGCCCCATGGCCGCGGCCCACGTTCCCGGCGGCGGGGCCGCAAGCGGCCGGAATGCGGCCGCCGAGCTGACCGTCTGGCGTACCATGCTCCGCGCCCAGGCGCGGATCTCCCGCAGGCTCCAGTCGGGCCTGCTGGCCGAGCACGACCTCGCTCTGGGCTCCTATGACGTGCTCATGCACCTCGGCGAGGCGCCGGGCGGGCGGCTGCGCATGAACGACCTCGCCGACCGGGTGCTGCTGTCGCGCAGCGGGCTGACACGGCTGGTCGACCGGCTCCAGCGGGAGGGCCTGGTCGTCCGCCAATCCTGCACGAGCGACGCCCGCGGGCTGTACGCGGTGCTGACGCCCGCGGGCCGGGACAGGCTCGCCGAGGCCACTCCCACCTACCGGCAGGGGGTACGCGACTATGTCCTCAGCCGCCTCGACGAAGAAGATCTGCACACCTTCGGCCACATCCTCGGCAAGCTCGCCGACGAACCCGAGACCTTCGCCGCCCACGCGGCCGGATAG